A single window of Syntrophotalea acetylenica DNA harbors:
- a CDS encoding polysaccharide biosynthesis protein: MLSLPLPFQKTGVRKLLILLFHIGAIVFSFVDAFALRFDLRIPAEYWSVIVTLLPIVVLIKLPVFWLMGLAEGWWRYVSMPDLLQIFKANIAASVALVLYVVFFHSYEGLPRSVVLLDFLLCFSIMIGVRVATRILREQFALNSKGYNSRHKSVLIVGSGTVAQTIVREIRENPKLDKAVLGYIDNDIRRQGKVFYGVPVMGTQDDLEKICTRHGVDMVVVAQSSVTPRDLREIATSCKRHGIACKILPTLGDIIDGRVSMEQCRSVCLEDLLGRSPIRLDVREINAYLHGKSILVTGAAGSIGSEICRQVANFDPAQLILFENAETPLFHLENELREKFPRLSLLPSLSDIRDMERVSAVFSRYKPQVVFHAAAYKHVPMSEVNPVEVVKNNVFGTRNIVDASLAGGVEHFVLISTDKAVNPTNIMGATKRVAELYVQNLPRSGETRAVTVRFGNVLGSHGSVIPTFREQILRGGPVTVTHPEITRFFMTIPEAVQLVLQAGCMGQGGEIFLLDMGDPVKIVCLAEEMIRLSGRKPYEEIEIVFTGLRPGEKLYEELLISGEGVKATRHEKIRILEAACFSEQWLRDETALLLQATHEADVERVVALLKELVPEYCNHSATGILDEGNPSTRSANFNLAARKNPDSPV; this comes from the coding sequence ATGTTGAGCCTTCCTTTGCCATTTCAAAAAACCGGCGTCCGCAAGCTTCTGATTTTGCTCTTTCACATCGGAGCGATAGTCTTCTCTTTTGTAGATGCATTCGCGCTGCGATTCGATCTGAGGATACCTGCCGAATACTGGTCGGTGATCGTAACGCTGCTGCCCATTGTGGTACTCATCAAACTGCCTGTTTTCTGGCTCATGGGGCTTGCCGAGGGGTGGTGGCGCTACGTTTCCATGCCGGACCTGCTGCAGATTTTCAAAGCCAATATCGCGGCTTCTGTGGCTTTGGTCCTGTATGTGGTGTTTTTCCATTCCTATGAAGGCTTGCCCCGATCGGTCGTTCTTCTCGATTTTCTTCTGTGTTTTTCCATCATGATCGGTGTGCGGGTCGCGACCCGCATACTGCGCGAGCAGTTCGCGCTCAACTCCAAAGGCTATAACTCCAGGCACAAGTCGGTTCTGATCGTCGGTTCCGGGACTGTCGCCCAGACGATCGTTCGCGAGATCCGTGAAAATCCCAAACTCGACAAAGCGGTGCTGGGGTATATCGACAACGATATCCGGCGTCAGGGGAAAGTCTTCTATGGCGTGCCGGTGATGGGCACCCAGGATGACCTCGAAAAGATCTGCACCCGTCACGGGGTCGATATGGTTGTGGTTGCCCAGTCTTCCGTGACACCCCGGGATTTACGCGAGATCGCCACCTCTTGCAAGCGACACGGTATCGCTTGCAAAATACTGCCAACCCTCGGCGACATCATCGACGGCAGGGTTTCCATGGAACAATGCCGTTCCGTGTGCCTCGAAGATCTGCTCGGCCGATCCCCCATTCGCCTCGATGTGCGGGAAATCAACGCTTATCTCCACGGCAAGTCCATTCTGGTCACGGGCGCCGCGGGCAGTATCGGTAGCGAAATCTGCCGGCAGGTTGCAAATTTCGACCCGGCGCAGCTGATTCTTTTCGAAAATGCCGAAACCCCCTTGTTTCACCTCGAAAACGAACTGCGGGAAAAATTTCCCCGTCTTTCCCTGCTTCCCAGCCTCAGTGATATCCGGGATATGGAGAGAGTCTCAGCGGTTTTTTCCCGGTACAAACCCCAGGTCGTGTTTCATGCGGCGGCCTATAAGCATGTCCCGATGTCCGAGGTCAATCCGGTCGAAGTGGTTAAAAATAATGTTTTCGGAACCAGGAATATCGTCGATGCAAGTCTGGCGGGGGGCGTTGAACATTTCGTTCTGATTTCCACGGACAAAGCGGTCAATCCGACCAATATCATGGGGGCCACCAAGCGGGTTGCCGAACTCTACGTACAGAATCTGCCGCGTTCCGGGGAAACCAGAGCGGTTACCGTTCGGTTCGGCAATGTTCTGGGCAGTCATGGCAGCGTCATACCGACTTTCCGGGAGCAGATTCTCAGAGGTGGGCCGGTTACCGTAACTCATCCGGAAATTACCCGTTTTTTCATGACCATACCGGAGGCGGTACAGCTGGTTCTTCAGGCCGGGTGCATGGGGCAGGGGGGAGAGATTTTCCTTCTGGACATGGGTGATCCGGTCAAGATCGTCTGTCTGGCTGAAGAAATGATCCGGCTTTCGGGGCGCAAACCCTACGAGGAGATCGAAATTGTTTTCACCGGCCTGCGACCCGGGGAAAAACTCTATGAAGAACTGCTCATTTCCGGAGAGGGTGTCAAGGCGACCCGTCATGAAAAGATTCGTATTCTGGAGGCGGCATGTTTTTCGGAACAGTGGCTCAGAGACGAAACCGCCCTGCTGCTCCAGGCAACCCATGAGGCTGATGTCGAACGGGTGGTAGCCCTGCTCAAGGAATTGGTGCCCGAATATTGTAACCACAGTGCCACAGGGATACTGGATGAAGGGAACCCGTCGACAAGATCGGCGAACTTCAATCTGGCGGCGAGGAAAAATCCGGATTCGCCTGTATAA
- a CDS encoding DegT/DnrJ/EryC1/StrS family aminotransferase — protein sequence MTLHAKGASGMDGSWVMPPWPVFDEEDIAAVSQVLRSGKVNYWTGTVTRRFEAEFAERLGVRHAIALANGTVALELALHALGIGPGDEVVTTCRTFIASASAVVARGAVPVLADVDPDSQNITAETIARVLTPRTRAIIVVHLAGWPCEMEPVMQLARSHGLKVIEDCAQAHGATYRGQPVGSIGDMGAFSFCQDKIMTTGGEGGLLVTNDDTLWAKAWAYKDHGKSFAAVTACRGEPGFHWLHESFGTNWRMTEMQAALGCRALRKLDQWLQTRQRNAHILTRTLAGLPALRLTPPPAHVGHAYYKYYAFLRPRMLKPGWTRERILSCLEERGVPGLTGVCGEIYLEKAFTKTCLGPPAPLPVAQRLHQTSLMFLVHPTLREEDMFIMANRIGEILMQASNGDAAAARQVLDG from the coding sequence ATGACATTGCATGCAAAAGGTGCCTCGGGCATGGACGGCAGCTGGGTCATGCCGCCGTGGCCGGTGTTCGACGAAGAGGACATTGCCGCCGTTTCGCAGGTGTTGCGCTCCGGCAAGGTCAATTACTGGACCGGGACGGTCACCCGCCGGTTCGAAGCCGAGTTTGCCGAGCGGTTGGGGGTGCGTCACGCCATCGCTCTGGCCAACGGAACGGTAGCCCTGGAGCTTGCCCTGCATGCTCTCGGCATCGGTCCCGGCGATGAAGTCGTGACCACCTGCCGCACCTTCATCGCCTCGGCAAGCGCGGTGGTTGCACGCGGTGCCGTTCCGGTTCTTGCGGATGTCGATCCCGATAGCCAGAACATCACCGCGGAAACGATCGCCAGGGTTCTTACGCCGCGCACGCGTGCCATTATCGTCGTGCATCTGGCCGGCTGGCCTTGTGAGATGGAACCTGTCATGCAGTTGGCCCGATCTCACGGGCTGAAAGTGATTGAGGATTGTGCTCAGGCCCATGGCGCCACCTACCGTGGGCAGCCGGTGGGCAGCATCGGCGACATGGGCGCGTTTTCCTTCTGCCAGGATAAAATCATGACCACGGGTGGCGAAGGCGGTTTGCTGGTCACCAATGATGACACACTGTGGGCCAAGGCCTGGGCGTATAAAGACCACGGCAAAAGTTTTGCCGCCGTTACTGCCTGCCGTGGCGAACCGGGATTTCACTGGTTGCACGAATCCTTTGGCACCAATTGGCGCATGACCGAAATGCAGGCGGCGCTGGGTTGCCGGGCTTTGCGGAAACTGGACCAATGGCTGCAGACAAGGCAGCGCAACGCGCATATCCTCACCCGGACCCTGGCAGGCCTTCCGGCCTTGCGTCTGACTCCGCCGCCAGCGCATGTGGGGCATGCCTACTACAAGTATTATGCCTTTCTCCGGCCGCGGATGCTCAAGCCGGGCTGGACCCGGGAACGCATTCTTTCCTGTTTGGAAGAGCGAGGTGTTCCTGGCCTGACGGGTGTATGCGGAGAGATCTATCTGGAAAAAGCTTTTACAAAAACCTGCCTTGGCCCGCCTGCGCCTCTGCCTGTTGCCCAGCGACTGCACCAAACCTCGCTTATGTTCCTGGTTCATCCAACGTTGCGGGAAGAAGACATGTTTATCATGGCAAACCGTATCGGTGAGATTTTGATGCAGGCCTCCAACGGCGACGCTGCTGCCGCAAGGCAGGTTTTGGATGGATGA
- a CDS encoding sugar transferase, translating into MGQGIKTVCKRGMDLICVLPGLILLSPLLAAVALGVLWKIGRPVLFCQARPGLGGKPFMLYKFRTMTDARDASGKLLPDGMRLTPLGIFLRNASLDELPALFNVLKGDMSLVGPRPLLMRYLPYYTPREHMRHDVRPGITGWAQVNGRNYLPWDERLALDVWYVDNWSLWLDLKILIKTFLQVLRREGVSADPDAAETDLDRERSARCKEGHSDPGTKECR; encoded by the coding sequence ATGGGCCAGGGCATCAAGACAGTCTGCAAAAGGGGGATGGATCTGATCTGTGTTCTGCCGGGATTGATTCTTTTGTCTCCCTTGCTGGCGGCTGTTGCCCTCGGGGTTTTGTGGAAAATCGGGCGTCCCGTGCTGTTTTGCCAGGCACGGCCCGGTCTCGGGGGCAAACCTTTCATGTTATACAAGTTTCGCACCATGACCGATGCCAGGGATGCCTCCGGGAAACTGCTGCCTGACGGTATGCGCCTTACGCCGCTGGGGATTTTTTTGCGCAATGCCAGCCTTGATGAACTCCCGGCCCTGTTCAACGTTCTTAAAGGCGACATGAGCCTGGTCGGTCCGCGACCGTTGCTGATGCGATATTTGCCGTATTATACGCCACGGGAACACATGCGCCACGATGTCCGGCCCGGCATTACCGGCTGGGCCCAGGTAAACGGCCGCAACTACCTGCCCTGGGATGAACGGCTGGCGCTCGATGTCTGGTATGTCGATAACTGGTCCTTGTGGCTGGATCTGAAAATTCTGATCAAAACCTTTTTACAGGTGCTGCGACGCGAAGGCGTGTCGGCCGATCCCGACGCCGCGGAAACCGATCTTGACCGGGAGCGGTCCGCCCGGTGCAAAGAGGGACATTCCGATCCGGGTACAAAGGAGTGCAGATGA
- a CDS encoding AMP-binding protein produces MQTNPYLVHHFLEYSAARHGRKVALVCDGLRLTYGEIDAAANRFARYLVSIGVDRHQRVVIFLDNSVEAVIALFGTLKAGAVFVLPNVTMKSAKLAYILNNCGATTLVAHDSRRRVIEEAMADADGVRHLVWCHHGQPCEAPQGSRRLDSFTQWSDLFVAGDSDAGGRLPAVIDRDLATIIYTSGSTGEPKGVVSAHYNMVAAARSITTYLENVETDIVLNTLPFSFDYGLYQLLMVFLFGGTLVLENSFTYPRVVLERLAVEEVTGFPIVPTMVAMLLQMRDLARFDFRCLRYLTNTGAALPVAHIRSLRKMLPHVRIFSMYGLTECKRVSYLPPEKLDEKPDSVGIPIPNSEVFVVDATGREVAANEVGELVVRGSHVMQGYWNDPVETARVFRPGNRHGEIVLHTGDLFRRDAEGYLYFVSRTDDLIKTRGERVSPKEIENALCALDGVAEAAVVGVPDEVLGKALKAFVVCGRQAHLSEMQVQAYCHKTLEPFMVPKYVEFVEALPKTSSGKIDRKSLH; encoded by the coding sequence ATGCAGACAAATCCGTACCTGGTTCATCATTTTCTCGAATATTCCGCTGCGCGGCATGGTCGTAAGGTGGCGCTGGTCTGCGACGGCCTGCGTCTGACCTATGGGGAGATCGACGCGGCTGCGAACCGGTTTGCACGGTATCTGGTTTCCATTGGCGTAGACCGTCACCAGCGGGTGGTGATTTTTCTGGACAATTCCGTTGAAGCGGTGATCGCTCTGTTCGGCACGCTCAAGGCCGGTGCCGTTTTTGTGCTGCCCAACGTTACCATGAAAAGCGCCAAGCTTGCCTATATCCTCAACAATTGCGGAGCGACGACCCTGGTTGCGCATGATTCCCGCAGACGCGTCATCGAGGAGGCCATGGCCGATGCGGACGGAGTGCGACACCTTGTCTGGTGCCATCACGGACAACCTTGCGAGGCTCCGCAAGGATCTCGCCGCCTGGATTCGTTTACACAATGGTCCGATCTGTTTGTAGCCGGTGACAGCGATGCCGGCGGGCGGCTGCCAGCGGTCATCGACAGGGATCTGGCCACGATCATCTACACCTCCGGGTCCACCGGCGAACCCAAGGGCGTGGTGTCGGCACATTACAATATGGTTGCCGCCGCACGCAGTATCACAACCTATCTGGAAAACGTTGAGACGGATATCGTTCTGAACACCTTGCCGTTTTCTTTCGATTATGGACTTTATCAGTTGCTGATGGTGTTTCTATTCGGTGGGACCCTGGTGCTGGAAAACTCCTTTACCTACCCCCGGGTTGTGCTGGAACGCCTCGCCGTCGAGGAGGTTACGGGCTTCCCCATCGTGCCGACCATGGTGGCCATGCTTCTTCAAATGCGGGATCTTGCCCGTTTCGATTTCAGATGCCTGCGCTATCTCACCAATACCGGGGCGGCGCTGCCGGTGGCTCACATCAGAAGCCTGCGGAAGATGCTGCCGCATGTCCGGATTTTCTCCATGTACGGACTGACCGAGTGCAAAAGGGTTTCCTATCTGCCCCCGGAAAAGCTGGATGAAAAACCCGATTCGGTTGGTATTCCCATCCCGAACAGTGAAGTTTTCGTTGTCGATGCCACAGGACGGGAGGTGGCGGCGAATGAAGTCGGCGAGCTTGTGGTTCGGGGGTCGCATGTAATGCAGGGCTATTGGAACGATCCCGTTGAGACAGCCAGGGTTTTTCGCCCCGGCAATCGGCATGGCGAGATTGTGCTGCATACCGGGGATCTGTTCCGTCGGGATGCGGAGGGCTACCTGTATTTTGTATCCCGCACGGACGATTTGATCAAAACCCGGGGAGAGAGGGTCAGCCCGAAGGAAATCGAAAATGCCCTGTGCGCTCTCGATGGCGTTGCGGAGGCGGCGGTTGTCGGGGTTCCCGATGAGGTGCTTGGCAAAGCCCTTAAGGCTTTTGTTGTTTGTGGGCGGCAGGCTCATCTGAGTGAGATGCAGGTGCAGGCATATTGCCATAAGACCCTGGAGCCATTCATGGTACCGAAATACGTGGAATTCGTGGAGGCGCTACCGAAAACCTCAAGCGGTAAAATCGACAGGAAAAGCCTGCATTGA
- a CDS encoding acyl carrier protein produces MKEGFSAGTGSSGQELMSDASNLVRKYIVENFMFGDDAGLDDMTSLQASGIIDSTGILELVTFLEERFSIAISDEELIPQNLDSIHNVVCFLNGKCPLRNIL; encoded by the coding sequence ATGAAAGAAGGTTTTTCGGCGGGTACCGGTTCCTCAGGACAGGAGTTGATGTCCGATGCTTCAAACCTGGTCAGGAAATACATCGTTGAAAATTTCATGTTCGGAGACGACGCCGGGCTGGACGATATGACATCCTTGCAGGCCAGCGGGATTATCGATTCGACCGGGATTCTCGAACTTGTCACATTTCTTGAGGAGCGCTTTTCCATTGCCATCTCCGACGAAGAGCTGATCCCCCAGAATCTGGATTCCATCCATAATGTGGTCTGTTTTCTGAATGGGAAATGCCCGCTCCGGAATATCCTCTGA
- the nadE gene encoding NAD(+) synthase, protein MIEKRRFSPDCLRVDPAGEVEAICSRLREVLKNSLRRRGFVLGLSGGIDSSVTAALVVRAVGADRVLGLEMPERHSAEESLRLSSLLARHYGIETCREDITPVLEALRFYRRYEDAVRRVVPEYGQGWKSKIVSSNPIQTGGYNFFSIVVETSEGQRMKRRLPLQAYLEIVAATNFKQRTRKMLEYYHADRCHYAVAGTPNRLEYDQGFFVKQGDGAADVKPIAHLYKSQVYQLAEYLEVPEIIRRRPPTTDTYSLSQGQDEFYFSLPYREMDLCLYAKNNGIQASEVAPFVGLDAAQVEGVFRDIEIKRSTTRYQHQPPFLVGPVPQIDVCMGHG, encoded by the coding sequence ATGATTGAAAAACGACGGTTTTCTCCGGATTGCCTGCGGGTGGATCCGGCCGGGGAGGTGGAAGCGATTTGTTCGCGTCTGCGTGAGGTTCTCAAAAATAGCCTTCGCCGTCGGGGATTCGTCCTTGGCCTGTCCGGGGGCATTGACAGCAGCGTGACGGCCGCCCTGGTGGTGCGGGCGGTGGGCGCGGACCGTGTCCTGGGGCTGGAAATGCCCGAAAGACACTCTGCCGAGGAATCCTTGCGGCTCAGCAGTTTGCTGGCCCGCCATTACGGTATCGAAACCTGCCGGGAAGATATTACGCCGGTGCTTGAAGCCCTTCGGTTTTATCGTCGCTACGAGGACGCGGTTCGCAGGGTGGTGCCGGAATACGGGCAAGGATGGAAATCCAAAATTGTTTCTTCCAATCCGATACAAACCGGAGGTTACAACTTTTTTTCCATTGTGGTGGAAACCTCTGAAGGGCAGCGGATGAAGAGGCGCTTGCCTCTGCAGGCCTACCTTGAGATTGTAGCGGCCACCAATTTCAAGCAGCGCACCCGCAAAATGCTCGAATACTATCATGCAGACCGTTGCCACTACGCCGTAGCGGGTACCCCGAACAGGCTTGAGTACGATCAGGGATTTTTCGTTAAACAAGGCGATGGCGCGGCCGATGTCAAGCCGATTGCCCATCTGTACAAAAGCCAGGTGTATCAGCTGGCGGAATACCTGGAAGTGCCTGAAATCATTCGTCGCCGTCCTCCGACAACGGATACCTACTCCTTGAGCCAGGGGCAGGATGAATTTTACTTTTCGCTACCCTACAGGGAGATGGATCTATGCCTTTACGCGAAAAACAACGGCATTCAGGCGAGTGAGGTCGCGCCCTTTGTCGGGCTGGATGCCGCCCAGGTCGAAGGGGTTTTCAGGGATATCGAGATCAAACGCTCCACAACCCGCTATCAGCACCAGCCCCCGTTTCTTGTCGGGCCGGTTCCCCAGATCGATGTCTGCATGGGGCATGGCTGA